From the genome of Pseudomonas helvetica:
GGTACATCGAGTGCCTGGCTCGCGCCGGCATGGTCGAAAAAGCGCACCTGGAGTTCGAACAACTGCTGCGCTACGCCAACCCGCTCGGGCTTTACGCCGAAGAATTCGACAGCCACGCACGGCACCTGGGCAACACGCCACAGGCGCTGACCCACTTGGCACTGATCAGCGCAGCGAGTTTTCTCGAGCGGAAGTTGAGTGGGGAGAAGAGTTACTGGCAGCCGTAAATGCGGGTGAGAAACCTGACGCGGACTGTCTGACAGCCGACAATCCCTTGTGGCGAGGGAGCTTGCTCCCGCTCGGCTGCGCAGCAGTCGTAACCTCTGTCACTCGGTCCTCCAGCAAAACCGCATCGAATGGTCTTAGGACCGCTTCGCGCTCCAGCGGGAGCAAGCTCCCTCGCCACAAGGTTGTGCTTTACGCGTCGGAGTCGTATGGATCGAAATTATCCAGCACCCGATTTACCAGCAACTCGCTCAGTACAATCATCTGCTGAATCGCCAACGCCACATGACGCCGCGAACCTTCCAGTTCGAAGGCCAGATCGCTGGCCGAACGGAAGTAGAGTGAGGAAAAGAGTTAATGGCAGCCGTAAGGTGCTGGTGCGCTTGATGCGGCTCACTGACAATGACCAACTTCGGCTCGAACCTCAAGCACCTCGCCAACAGCCTTTCCATGTTGTGATGTGCACTAAGCGCAAACACAACGAATACCTCAAGATTACACGCAACCCTCTCTAACGCACTGTCCAACCTGGTATCGGTCGAATCGACAATCAATAGACGCTGTATCATAAATTTTTCACTCCGGCCTCAACCGACCAACTAAATCAACAGGCGCTCCCCTATAAGCCCCCTGATCAACATTGCGTTAATCAACCGACAGAGCGCGGCCAAAATACTAGGGCTTGAGACTGAGGCATGAGTAAAGAAATTCATCTCAACCCGTAATCGGCCAAAGAAACATTGGCTTTCGGTCTCGAAGATAGCAAACGACCACGACTTTACAAGCCTCTGACTGATGAGGATTAGCTATATAAGCCAGATCATATTGACCTAAAGGATTCTCCTGAAAACCTATACAAAATTATATAAAAATATAACTAACAACGAAGCCAACTAAAAACCATTAAAATATTTGCTTCTATCAAAAACTCAACTAAATTCCTTCCCCACACACAAACATTACTAAACTCACAAACTAGCCTTGCCTACCATAACGCCCAGCAGCGAAAACAAAATGGAGTTTGCCCATGGAAGAAAAATTGATACTTGTTGATCCAGGCGATCGTGAAATCGGCTCTGCACCGAAGTTGCACGTCCATCAACAGGGTCTTTTACACCGAGCATTCTCGATCTTCATTTTCGATGGCAACGGCCGTGTACTGTTGCAACAACGGGCACTGGGCAAATACCACTCTCAAGGCCTGTGGACCAACGCCTGCTGTGGACATCCGCGCCAGGGTGAGCGGACCCGCGCCGCAGCCAAACGCCGGCTGCGCGAAGAAATGGGGCTCACCTGCAAACTGACGCCGGTCTCCACCCTGCTCTACCACGAACGCGTGTCAAACCAGCTCATCGAGCATGAATACGACCACGTGTTCGCCGGTATCAGCCGTACTCCACCGATTGCCAATCCCGAAGAAGCCCACAGCTGGCAATGGCAGAAGCTCTCCGAGATTCCGGGACGCATCGCGGCAACCCCTGAAGCCTTCAGCATCTGGTTTCGTCGGATCTTCGAACAAGTCGGGCCGGCCGGGGTACGCAGCTGGAAAGAACTCGCGCACAGTCACCGCTGAGCGGTGTTGCTTCGTCCATACCTTCACGAGAAATCAGCCATGAGCAGCCACCCCCAAAAAATCACCCTCGCCGATGAAACCCGCCTGCCTTATCAAATCATCCAGGGCTCCAGCATCGACAGTTATCAGGAGAAGGTCGTGTACACCTACGGCGACAGCCCTGAGGACTGGCGCAAGGCAATCGGCAATTACATCCTGTTCCAGTTCGGTGTCTACGACGATCCACGTTCGACTCCGCCCATCAGCCTCGACGAGTCCGGCATCCGCTATTTCGAACGACAACTGAAACTCGCCGGCCTCGAAGAACCGAATCGCCCACCGATCAAACGCATCCTTGACATCGGTTGTGGCTGGGGCTACATCCTCAAATACCTGGCGGAACGCTTCCCCGAATGCCAACGCCTGGACGGGGTCAACGTCAGCCGCCGACAACTGGAACACTGCGCGAAATTCCACGCCGAGCAAGGGTTGTCCGAACGCATCAACCTCTACCTGTGCAACGCCAAGGATATCGAGCTGCT
Proteins encoded in this window:
- the idi gene encoding isopentenyl-diphosphate Delta-isomerase, with translation MEEKLILVDPGDREIGSAPKLHVHQQGLLHRAFSIFIFDGNGRVLLQQRALGKYHSQGLWTNACCGHPRQGERTRAAAKRRLREEMGLTCKLTPVSTLLYHERVSNQLIEHEYDHVFAGISRTPPIANPEEAHSWQWQKLSEIPGRIAATPEAFSIWFRRIFEQVGPAGVRSWKELAHSHR
- a CDS encoding methyltransferase domain-containing protein → MSSHPQKITLADETRLPYQIIQGSSIDSYQEKVVYTYGDSPEDWRKAIGNYILFQFGVYDDPRSTPPISLDESGIRYFERQLKLAGLEEPNRPPIKRILDIGCGWGYILKYLAERFPECQRLDGVNVSRRQLEHCAKFHAEQGLSERINLYLCNAKDIELLPDADEPYDLVIIRGVISHFPDELYETTMQALAGRVREGGVVVIADNLYNTPPATYTPDTPDEVDRLACKHRKSPAYFREVLEESGFTIHDMRVLPSNIDVARWLMDSKANIENKELFPYGVTGALEELRVLAENWSVALIKNKVSTYSVVVKKPKNN